One part of the Mesorhizobium sp. M4B.F.Ca.ET.058.02.1.1 genome encodes these proteins:
- a CDS encoding ABC transporter permease produces the protein MSAIAASQPLPETRASPVFRLAMLLPGGLVTFFLILFALGLVIFLAFRGNDGSLLGVGLTAANFVTVATDPLYWTVTLRSLVIAGLVTLVTVVTAYPVAYYLAFHAGRRRGLLLFLVTLPFWTSYLLRVFAWKIVLAYNGVLNSAFIESGLWSEPTLAFLNTPAAVVVTLAHAYAPFAILPIYVALDTIPKSLLEAASDLGARPFTAFRRVVLPNSMPGVLAAALVVFVPTVGDYVTPAMVGGPASTMIGTLIQSQFGKANDWPFGAALSVCVMLVILCVVLVARGADRRFGSRT, from the coding sequence ATGTCGGCCATCGCAGCAAGTCAGCCATTGCCGGAAACTCGCGCTTCGCCGGTGTTCCGCCTCGCCATGCTGCTGCCGGGCGGACTGGTCACCTTCTTCCTGATCCTCTTCGCTCTCGGCCTGGTGATTTTCCTTGCCTTCCGAGGCAATGACGGCTCGCTGCTCGGCGTCGGCCTGACCGCCGCGAACTTCGTCACCGTGGCGACCGATCCGCTCTACTGGACGGTGACGCTGCGCTCGCTGGTGATCGCCGGCCTTGTGACGCTGGTGACCGTGGTGACCGCCTATCCCGTCGCCTACTACCTCGCCTTCCATGCCGGACGCCGCCGCGGCCTGCTGCTCTTCCTGGTGACGCTGCCGTTCTGGACAAGCTACCTGCTGCGCGTCTTCGCCTGGAAGATCGTGCTTGCCTACAATGGCGTGCTCAACTCGGCCTTTATCGAAAGCGGCCTCTGGTCGGAGCCGACGCTGGCCTTCCTCAACACGCCGGCGGCGGTGGTGGTCACGCTTGCGCACGCCTACGCGCCGTTCGCCATCCTGCCGATCTACGTCGCGCTGGACACGATCCCGAAATCGCTGCTCGAAGCCGCCTCCGATCTCGGCGCCCGTCCGTTCACCGCGTTCCGCCGCGTCGTGCTGCCGAATTCAATGCCGGGCGTGCTGGCGGCGGCCCTCGTCGTCTTCGTGCCGACGGTCGGCGACTACGTCACGCCGGCCATGGTCGGCGGCCCGGCCAGCACCATGATCGGCACGCTGATCCAGTCGCAGTTCGGCAAGGCCAATGACTGGCCGTTCGGCGCCGCACTTTCCGTCTGCGTCATGCTGGTCATCCTGTGCGTGGTGCTGGTCGCGCGCGGCGCCGACCGCAGATTTGGCAGCCGCACATGA
- a CDS encoding FAD-dependent oxidoreductase, with amino-acid sequence MPKLFSDPIWQKPKTVFALQPQTPAGPIDAVIVGGGIMGLSTALHAARQGLAVQVLEAGAIGEGASGLNGGQVIPGLKYDPEWLVEHFGKERGEALVNFAASTADAVFDLIGDEKLAVPFTRNGWIQAAHTETALTAAANRDRQWRARGADVELLSQAEIAAMTGAQGYLGGWLDRRAGVVDPLAYTVEVARVTAAAGVGIAERQKVVKLAKDAGLWRISTESGAEVRARAVVLATNAYTDGVLPGLARTIVPLHSFQIATAPLPADVGAGILPGGQAVSDSRRILVYYRRSADGRLVLGGRGRMALPSSAADWAHLERALIRLYPALAGVAIEKRWFGRVAMTPDHLPHVHEPEKGLLAVVGCQGRGVGLMSALGKRMASYLASGDARQLPFPLSPIRPIPFHAFRQVGVAATIAWYRMLDALER; translated from the coding sequence TTGCCCAAGCTGTTTTCGGACCCGATCTGGCAAAAGCCCAAGACGGTGTTCGCGTTGCAGCCGCAAACGCCAGCCGGGCCGATCGATGCGGTCATCGTCGGCGGCGGCATCATGGGCCTTTCTACCGCGCTCCATGCCGCGCGGCAGGGTCTCGCCGTCCAGGTGCTGGAGGCCGGAGCGATCGGGGAGGGCGCCTCGGGTCTCAATGGCGGTCAGGTCATCCCCGGCCTGAAATACGATCCGGAATGGCTGGTCGAGCATTTCGGCAAGGAGCGCGGCGAGGCGCTGGTCAATTTTGCCGCCTCGACAGCCGATGCGGTGTTCGACCTGATCGGCGACGAGAAGCTGGCGGTGCCGTTCACCCGCAACGGCTGGATCCAAGCCGCGCACACCGAGACCGCTTTGACTGCGGCAGCAAACCGGGATCGCCAGTGGCGGGCACGTGGCGCCGACGTCGAACTGCTCAGCCAGGCCGAGATCGCGGCCATGACTGGCGCCCAGGGCTATCTCGGCGGCTGGCTCGACCGCCGCGCCGGCGTCGTCGATCCACTAGCCTATACGGTGGAAGTGGCGCGGGTCACTGCTGCCGCTGGCGTCGGGATCGCCGAACGGCAGAAGGTGGTGAAGCTCGCCAAGGACGCCGGTCTCTGGCGGATCTCGACCGAAAGCGGCGCTGAGGTGCGGGCGAGGGCGGTCGTGCTTGCCACCAACGCCTACACCGATGGCGTTCTGCCTGGCCTCGCGCGGACCATCGTGCCGCTGCACTCCTTCCAGATCGCCACTGCGCCGCTGCCGGCCGATGTTGGCGCTGGCATCCTGCCGGGCGGGCAGGCGGTGTCGGACTCGCGCCGCATCCTCGTCTACTATCGCAGAAGCGCCGACGGTCGCCTAGTGCTCGGCGGGCGCGGGCGCATGGCGCTGCCCTCCAGCGCTGCGGACTGGGCGCATCTGGAACGTGCCCTGATCCGTCTCTATCCGGCGCTTGCCGGCGTCGCGATCGAGAAACGCTGGTTCGGCCGCGTGGCGATGACGCCGGATCACCTGCCACACGTCCACGAGCCCGAAAAAGGCCTGCTTGCCGTCGTCGGCTGCCAGGGCAGGGGCGTTGGCCTGATGAGCGCGCTCGGCAAGCGCATGGCAAGCTACCTGGCGAGCGGCGATGCGCGGCAACTGCCGTTCCCGCTGTCGCCGATCAGGCCGATCCCGTTCCACGCCTTCCGGCAGGTCGGCGTTGCCGCGACGATCGCCTGGTACCGGATGCTCGACGCGTTGGAGCGCTGA
- a CDS encoding fumarylacetoacetate hydrolase family protein codes for MTDPTRLPADGLFIGRARTSETAYPLVVTVRDGMVFDITSSAAPTVRDLCELPDPAGYVRSANGKPIGALEDITANSFEAERDAKKPFLLSPADLQAVKASGVTFVVSLLERVIEEQARGSAEKADAIRADIAGLIGHDLSKLKPGSPEAMEIKAKLIQRGAWSQYLEVGIGPDAEIFTKCQPMASVGFGADVGLHPVSTWNNPEPEIAMIADSTGRIVGATLGNDVNLRDVEGRSALLLGKAKDNNASAALGPFIRLFDETFSIADVKRATVRLSVEGEDGFSLEGASSMAEISRSPEELVKAAMGPHHQYPDGLALYLGTMFVPSKDRGEKGKGFTHKVGDIVTISSEKLGALVNRVRLSPDCPNWTYGASHLMRDLARAGLI; via the coding sequence ATGACCGACCCGACCCGCCTGCCCGCCGACGGCCTCTTCATCGGCCGCGCCAGGACCAGCGAAACGGCCTATCCGCTGGTGGTCACGGTGCGCGACGGCATGGTCTTCGACATCACCTCGAGCGCGGCGCCGACCGTGCGCGACCTCTGCGAGTTGCCAGACCCGGCTGGCTATGTTCGCTCCGCCAATGGCAAGCCGATCGGCGCGCTTGAAGACATCACCGCCAACAGTTTCGAGGCAGAGCGCGACGCGAAGAAGCCCTTCCTGCTCTCGCCCGCCGACCTGCAGGCGGTGAAGGCTTCCGGCGTCACCTTTGTGGTCAGCCTGCTCGAGCGCGTCATCGAGGAACAGGCGCGCGGCTCGGCGGAGAAGGCCGATGCCATCCGTGCCGACATCGCCGGGCTGATCGGCCACGACCTCTCCAAGCTGAAGCCCGGCTCGCCGGAAGCGATGGAAATCAAGGCCAAGCTGATCCAGCGCGGCGCCTGGTCGCAATATCTGGAAGTGGGCATCGGTCCGGACGCCGAGATCTTCACCAAATGCCAGCCGATGGCGTCGGTCGGCTTCGGCGCCGATGTCGGCCTGCATCCCGTGTCCACCTGGAACAATCCGGAGCCGGAGATCGCCATGATCGCCGACAGCACCGGCCGGATCGTCGGCGCCACGCTCGGCAACGACGTCAATTTGCGCGACGTCGAGGGCCGCTCGGCGCTGCTGCTCGGCAAGGCCAAGGACAACAATGCCTCGGCAGCGCTCGGTCCGTTCATCCGGCTGTTCGACGAGACGTTTTCCATTGCCGATGTGAAGCGCGCCACGGTGCGGCTCAGCGTCGAGGGCGAGGACGGGTTCTCGCTGGAGGGCGCAAGCTCGATGGCCGAGATCAGCCGCTCGCCGGAGGAGTTGGTCAAGGCAGCGATGGGGCCGCATCACCAGTATCCCGACGGGTTGGCGCTCTATCTCGGCACCATGTTCGTGCCGTCGAAGGATCGCGGCGAGAAGGGCAAGGGCTTTACCCACAAGGTCGGCGATATCGTCACCATCTCGTCGGAAAAACTCGGCGCGCTGGTCAACCGTGTGCGCCTGTCACCGGATTGTCCGAATTGGACCTATGGCGCCAGCCATCTGATGCGCGACCTCGCCAGGGCCGGTCTGATCTGA
- a CDS encoding substrate-binding domain-containing protein → MLTRLRLLVLGLIVALAIPAAAQAKTFYWISHGGPADPVWTYFLAGAKQWATDTGNSVNTSFHNGDVASQQEAVRAAISAKADGIVTTSPDPGSLVEIVKEARAANIPIINFNTPDPKANFNAYVGGDNVTFGKHWAQYLVDKGLVKKGDFVWMPVEVPGATYGVQEEEGIKSVFEPLGITYEITEATLDQAEVISRMVDYLTAHKGKVKAIIGLGDLVTGSIKRVFDQVGIKPGEIPVVGWGNSLDTTQEVLNGYVNAAQWQDPQATSYVALSLANMAAAGIPPGFNVITGALYEKDTAGVYDKILSGK, encoded by the coding sequence ATGCTGACGAGGCTAAGACTGCTCGTGCTTGGCTTGATCGTGGCGCTCGCCATTCCGGCGGCGGCGCAGGCCAAGACCTTCTACTGGATTTCGCATGGTGGTCCGGCCGACCCGGTCTGGACCTACTTCCTGGCCGGCGCCAAGCAATGGGCGACCGATACCGGCAACTCCGTCAACACCTCATTCCATAATGGCGACGTGGCGTCACAGCAGGAGGCGGTTCGCGCCGCCATCTCGGCCAAGGCCGACGGCATCGTCACCACCAGCCCCGATCCGGGCAGCCTGGTCGAGATCGTCAAGGAAGCGCGCGCGGCCAACATCCCGATCATCAACTTCAACACGCCCGATCCCAAGGCCAACTTCAACGCCTATGTCGGCGGCGACAACGTCACTTTCGGCAAGCACTGGGCGCAGTATCTGGTCGACAAGGGCCTGGTGAAGAAGGGCGACTTCGTCTGGATGCCGGTCGAGGTTCCCGGCGCCACCTATGGCGTGCAGGAAGAGGAAGGCATCAAGAGCGTCTTCGAACCGCTCGGCATCACCTATGAAATCACCGAGGCGACGCTCGACCAGGCAGAAGTGATCAGCCGCATGGTCGACTACCTGACCGCGCACAAAGGCAAGGTGAAGGCAATCATCGGCCTCGGCGACCTCGTCACCGGCTCGATCAAACGGGTGTTCGACCAGGTCGGCATCAAGCCCGGCGAAATCCCGGTCGTCGGCTGGGGCAACTCGCTCGACACCACCCAGGAAGTGCTGAACGGCTATGTCAACGCCGCGCAGTGGCAGGACCCGCAGGCGACCAGCTACGTCGCGCTCTCGCTCGCCAACATGGCGGCCGCCGGCATCCCTCCGGGCTTCAACGTTATCACCGGCGCGCTCTACGAAAAGGACACCGCCGGGGTCTACGACAAGATCCTGTCCGGGAAGTGA
- a CDS encoding ABC transporter permease → MENHSLTQRLIARPEFGPFVLLVIELVVFWVINPDFLSPQNISNILAFTVELGLIALAMTLLMTSGEFDLSVGSLFGFSPVLMWTLFNGGVTSLEVGLLVALVVAAFIGLVNGWFVTQLKIPSFLVTLGMLLVVRGTALFVTDGFPQRTWSAEGSWLAEALVGDFFIGPFRIYMSLFWFIGAAIALGYVLTQSRTGNWIQAAGGNPNAARARGVNVNGVKVGLFVLSALMASLAGVISSLRTSAANPNSGTGYELEVIAMVVIGGTALTGGRGTIIGTVLGILILRVMRNGIVLIGVPGLAYNIFIGAIILGMMALHSWLERRHQAGT, encoded by the coding sequence GTGGAAAACCATTCGCTTACCCAACGCCTGATCGCGAGGCCGGAATTCGGGCCCTTCGTGCTGCTCGTCATCGAGCTCGTCGTCTTCTGGGTCATCAATCCCGATTTCCTGTCGCCGCAGAACATCTCCAACATCCTCGCCTTCACGGTCGAGCTTGGCCTGATCGCGCTGGCGATGACGCTTTTGATGACATCGGGCGAGTTCGACCTCTCGGTCGGCTCGCTGTTCGGCTTTTCGCCGGTGCTGATGTGGACGCTGTTCAATGGCGGCGTCACCTCGCTGGAGGTAGGCCTGCTTGTCGCGCTGGTGGTCGCGGCTTTCATCGGGCTGGTCAATGGCTGGTTCGTGACGCAGCTCAAGATCCCGTCCTTCCTGGTCACGCTCGGCATGCTCCTCGTCGTGCGCGGCACGGCGCTGTTCGTCACCGACGGGTTCCCGCAGCGCACCTGGAGCGCCGAAGGCAGCTGGCTGGCGGAAGCGCTGGTCGGCGATTTCTTCATTGGACCGTTCCGCATCTACATGTCGTTGTTCTGGTTCATCGGCGCGGCGATCGCGCTTGGCTACGTGCTAACGCAGAGCCGCACCGGCAACTGGATCCAGGCCGCAGGCGGCAACCCCAACGCCGCCCGCGCGCGCGGCGTGAATGTCAATGGCGTCAAGGTCGGCCTGTTCGTCCTGTCGGCGCTGATGGCCTCGCTCGCCGGCGTCATCTCGTCGCTGCGCACCTCCGCCGCCAATCCCAACAGCGGCACCGGCTACGAGCTCGAGGTCATCGCCATGGTGGTGATCGGCGGCACGGCATTGACCGGCGGTCGCGGCACCATCATCGGCACGGTGCTCGGCATCCTGATCCTGCGCGTGATGCGCAACGGCATCGTGTTGATCGGCGTGCCGGGGCTTGCCTACAACATCTTCATCGGCGCCATCATCCTCGGCATGATGGCGCTGCACTCATGGCTCGAACGCCGGCATCAGGCAGGAACGTGA
- a CDS encoding ATP-binding cassette domain-containing protein, producing the protein MAEPLIRMQNIRKSYGRVQALVDANFHVNEKEIVGLLGDNGAGKSTLIKVLSGAVPLTSGDIFIRGKKVNLRSTSDAIAHGIETIYQDSALVTQLSIARNLFLGREPIKPPRFLNRMDQEAMNTVARDLLKQVGISKNIPPTTPIGSLSGGERQAVAIARAMHFDSDLIILDEPTNNLGVAETQGVLSFVRNARDSGHSCIFIAHNIHHVFQVVDRIVVMRRGKVVADDIDPKQTTVADVERIITGMSDKDIRDALAAGTQPQG; encoded by the coding sequence ATGGCTGAACCGCTGATCCGCATGCAGAACATCCGCAAGTCCTACGGGCGCGTGCAGGCGCTGGTGGACGCCAATTTCCACGTCAACGAAAAGGAGATCGTCGGCCTGCTCGGCGACAACGGCGCCGGCAAGTCGACGCTGATCAAGGTGCTGTCGGGCGCAGTGCCGCTGACCAGCGGCGACATCTTCATCCGCGGCAAAAAGGTCAACCTGCGCAGCACCAGCGACGCCATCGCCCACGGCATCGAGACCATCTACCAGGATTCCGCGCTGGTCACGCAACTGTCGATCGCGCGCAACCTGTTCCTCGGCCGCGAGCCGATCAAGCCGCCGCGTTTTTTGAACCGCATGGACCAGGAGGCGATGAACACGGTGGCGCGCGACCTGCTGAAACAGGTCGGCATCTCCAAGAACATCCCGCCGACGACGCCGATCGGCTCGCTGTCGGGCGGCGAGCGGCAGGCTGTGGCGATCGCCCGGGCCATGCATTTCGACAGCGACCTCATCATCCTCGACGAGCCCACCAACAATCTCGGCGTCGCCGAGACGCAAGGCGTGCTGAGCTTCGTGCGCAACGCCCGCGATTCCGGCCATTCCTGTATCTTCATCGCCCACAACATCCACCACGTCTTCCAGGTGGTCGACCGCATCGTCGTCATGCGCCGTGGCAAGGTGGTGGCCGACGACATCGATCCGAAACAGACGACCGTCGCCGACGTCGAGCGGATCATCACCGGCATGTCCGACAAGGACATCCGTGACGCCCTTGCGGCGGGCACGCAACCGCAAGGCTGA
- a CDS encoding LacI family DNA-binding transcriptional regulator, whose translation MKATVADIARNCGLSTATVDRVLNNRPGASAANRQRVMEAAKQLGYLPVVDQVALPSKPAHLEFFLPIGSNAFMVDLARHIEDYAARLPLVASCRIHSLAGISPSTLQGAVENLSLKANGVGVIAVDHPRTRNILRELVEAGIRLVTLVSDVPAAPRSAYVGIDNRVAGRTAALLMGRFLGGRSGHLAMVVGSRSYRGHEEREMGFRSVLSEEFPNLTISSAVEINDEPEVSYTATMKALHNEPELLGIYCVGAGRSGVAKALLESRPRTKPVFICHDLTRETRGYLVDDLCDVVIDQNARLIAEQSVIRLLGSIASSAPYLTKKFIEPRLIFKENVPVQ comes from the coding sequence ATGAAAGCCACCGTCGCCGACATCGCCAGGAACTGCGGGCTGTCGACCGCGACGGTCGACAGGGTGCTGAACAACCGGCCCGGCGCCAGCGCCGCCAACCGGCAGCGCGTCATGGAAGCGGCGAAACAGCTCGGTTACCTGCCTGTCGTCGACCAGGTGGCGCTGCCGTCGAAGCCGGCGCATCTGGAATTCTTCCTGCCGATCGGCAGCAATGCCTTCATGGTCGATCTCGCCCGCCATATCGAGGACTATGCGGCGCGCCTGCCGCTGGTCGCCTCCTGCCGCATCCACAGCCTTGCCGGCATCTCGCCCAGCACGCTGCAGGGCGCCGTCGAGAACCTGTCGCTCAAGGCGAACGGCGTCGGCGTCATCGCCGTCGATCATCCGAGAACCCGCAACATCCTGCGCGAGCTTGTCGAAGCCGGCATCCGCCTCGTCACCCTGGTGTCGGACGTTCCGGCGGCGCCGCGCTCGGCCTATGTCGGCATCGACAACCGGGTGGCGGGACGCACGGCGGCGCTGTTGATGGGCCGCTTCCTCGGCGGTCGCAGCGGTCATCTCGCCATGGTGGTCGGCTCGCGTTCCTACCGCGGCCATGAGGAGCGCGAAATGGGCTTCCGTTCGGTGTTGAGCGAGGAATTCCCCAACCTCACCATCTCAAGCGCCGTCGAGATCAATGACGAGCCGGAGGTGAGCTACACCGCGACGATGAAGGCGCTGCACAACGAACCGGAGCTGCTCGGCATTTACTGCGTCGGCGCCGGGCGCTCGGGTGTGGCAAAGGCGCTGCTGGAATCCAGGCCGCGCACGAAGCCGGTGTTCATCTGCCATGACCTGACCAGGGAGACGCGCGGCTATCTGGTCGACGATCTCTGCGATGTCGTCATCGACCAGAATGCACGACTGATCGCCGAGCAGTCGGTGATCCGCCTGCTCGGCTCGATCGCCTCCTCGGCGCCGTACCTGACGAAAAAATTCATCGAGCCGCGATTGATCTTCAAGGAAAACGTGCCGGTTCAATAG
- a CDS encoding methyltransferase domain-containing protein — translation MGQASFPEMYERWLVGSLFRPWAEVTFEEVKLTPGHRVLDIACGTGIVARVARERLGAAGCVVGVDISPDMLAVARTVAPDIDWRVGNAGALPLRDGEQFDVVVCQQGLQFFPDKPAAAAEMRRALAQGGRLAVATWRTDEEIPFFRELRRVAERLLGPIADLRHSFGNAPPLEALLRDAGFHDVRSRTISRTIHFEDGAPLLRLNTMALVGMSAAGKAMADQERKRVVEDIVSGSAPVLQSHSDGSGVAFELSTNLATARG, via the coding sequence ATGGGTCAGGCAAGTTTTCCGGAGATGTACGAGCGCTGGCTCGTGGGTAGCCTCTTCCGCCCTTGGGCCGAAGTGACCTTCGAAGAAGTAAAGCTGACTCCAGGCCATCGTGTATTGGACATCGCCTGCGGCACAGGAATAGTTGCGCGCGTTGCCAGGGAACGGCTCGGTGCCGCCGGATGTGTTGTCGGCGTCGACATCAGCCCAGATATGCTTGCCGTCGCGCGCACCGTGGCGCCAGACATCGACTGGCGCGTGGGCAATGCCGGCGCACTGCCGCTCCGTGACGGAGAGCAGTTCGACGTTGTGGTCTGTCAGCAGGGGCTGCAGTTCTTTCCCGACAAGCCCGCCGCGGCGGCAGAAATGCGGCGAGCACTGGCGCAGGGCGGCCGGCTGGCAGTTGCCACTTGGCGCACCGATGAGGAAATCCCCTTCTTTCGAGAACTCCGCCGCGTCGCCGAGCGACTCCTCGGCCCAATCGCGGACCTGCGCCACAGCTTTGGGAATGCGCCGCCGCTCGAGGCGCTGCTCCGAGACGCCGGCTTCCACGACGTTCGATCAAGGACAATATCGCGCACCATACACTTTGAGGACGGCGCGCCCCTCCTGCGATTGAATACGATGGCGCTGGTCGGCATGAGTGCTGCCGGCAAGGCAATGGCCGATCAGGAACGCAAGCGGGTCGTGGAGGACATCGTGAGCGGGAGCGCGCCCGTGCTGCAGTCCCACTCCGATGGATCGGGCGTCGCTTTCGAACTCAGCACCAATCTGGCGACAGCTAGAGGCTAG
- a CDS encoding TetR/AcrR family transcriptional regulator, whose translation MADGVVERSRPRDRILETAQDMFHKHGIKGVGVDAITEAAGTNKMTLYRHFESKDDLIIECLRATAAKASRIWDEFEARHPGDKLAQLHDWVQKASEMLSADSRGCDMANAAVELSETDHPARRVIKELKEAQREKLVSLCREAGIGQAELLADTLSLLLEGARVSMQSVGSEGPSAQFVRMAEGLIASFRAR comes from the coding sequence ATGGCAGACGGCGTCGTGGAGCGCTCTCGCCCCCGGGATCGGATCCTGGAGACGGCGCAGGACATGTTCCACAAGCACGGCATCAAGGGTGTTGGCGTCGACGCCATCACCGAGGCTGCCGGCACCAACAAGATGACGCTCTACCGTCACTTCGAATCCAAGGATGACCTGATCATCGAATGCCTGCGCGCCACGGCGGCAAAGGCTTCACGGATTTGGGACGAGTTCGAAGCCAGGCACCCCGGAGACAAGCTAGCCCAGCTGCATGACTGGGTTCAAAAGGCTTCGGAAATGCTCAGTGCCGATAGCCGCGGCTGCGACATGGCCAACGCAGCCGTCGAACTCAGCGAGACCGATCATCCGGCCAGACGCGTCATCAAGGAATTGAAGGAAGCCCAGCGCGAAAAGCTAGTTTCGCTCTGCCGCGAAGCCGGCATCGGCCAGGCCGAGCTTCTCGCCGACACGCTGTCGCTGCTGCTCGAGGGCGCGCGGGTCTCCATGCAGAGCGTCGGGTCGGAAGGCCCGAGCGCGCAGTTCGTGCGCATGGCGGAGGGCCTGATTGCGTCGTTCAGGGCGCGCTGA